In Flavobacterium sp. GSB-24, the genomic window TTGTTTTGTTTTAAGTTTCAGGTTTAAAGTTTCAGGTTTAAAGTTTCAGGTTTCAAGTTTCAAGTTTACCGATCAGTTTGTCATTCCGAGGAACGAGGAATCTCACTAGTAAGTCGACAACAGTTTGTACCCCCCCGAGTAAGATTCCTCGTTCCTCGGAATAACTAGAGAATCAAAATATTTTTCATCAAAGCCAAAAAAAAATTCCAAAACCCGAAAGCTTTGGAATTTGGAATTTTATATTTGAGATTTATAATTTGCAAAAATTATTATCTGCTCCACTCAGCGATACTGTCTTTATTCAATTTTACGTAATCGGCATTATTTGCTGCTTCTGCAGATGCCAATGACGCTTTTGCAGTTTCAATTGCTCCTTTTTTATCTCCTTGTTTTGCTTGAATCTGTGATTTTAGTCTAGTTACATAGTATGGTTTGTCTGTACTCATATCAAGAGCTTTGTCTACATAAGTTCTTGCAGTTTCAATGTTTCCATTTGATTGAAATAAATATTGAGATGCTGCATAATAATCATTCCAAGTTGGACCTGCTAAAGTTTTTTCAATACTTGCCACAGCAGTTTTAGCGGTTGGAACTTCAAATTTTAAAGCAACATGAGAGTTTTCCCAAGACATTTCTAAATAACCAAAATTTGGATCTAAACCATTAATTCCAATTGTAAATGTCTCAACTGGTGTTGGTAATGCATCTTCTTTTACAGTAGTTTTTAAAGCAACATAAGCATCACTCCAGTTTTCTGGCAATCCCCAGTTATCTGTAGAAAGGTAAAAAATAACGTCCCAGCTTTCAATTCTTGGAACTGTATAAATTGCATATTTCCCTTTCTTTAAAGTTTTTCCATCAATTACCACATCGTCACTGAAGTTGATGATCGTATTTTCATTAGCTCCAGTTCTCCATAGTTTCCCAAACGGAACTAAATTCCCGAAAACCGCTCTTCCTCTTGCTCCTGGTCTTGAATAAGTAACTTCAACATCAGTTAAACCAACAGTTTGTTTGATATATCCTTTTGGACTTGCTTGTGGAGTTTTTACTTGTGCTTCTGATGCTAATGGTGCTAAGATCAGGGCTAATGCAATAAGTAGTTTTTTCATTCTTATGATTTTTTTGTTTTGTTCAAATTTACAAATTCAATAAGGGAACAAATGTTAAATTTTATATAATTCAAGACTTTAACTGTGATATTTTTTCGGCATTTAATTCGTTAAAATGATCTATAACTAAATCTGCTTCTTTTAAATCCTGCAGGTTAGAATGCTCACTTTTGTATCCCACACAAAATATACCAGCTGCTTTCGCCGCTTTTACTCCGTTTGTGCTGTCTTCAATTATAATACATTCTTCTTTAGGTGCAATAGAAAGTGAAGCAGCGTGAAGAAATATCGCTGGATTTGGCTTTGACTGCGGAAAATCTTCACCACTCACAATATGTGTAAAATACTGATGCAGATTGAATCTCGTAAAAACACGATCGATTGTTACTTTTGATGCAGAAGAAGCTAAAATTAATTGTATTCCGTTATTGTACAAATCTTTAATTAAATCTTCAACACCATCCAAAAGATAGAGATCTTCTTTAGTATCAAATGCGTCATTAAAAATATGACGTTTTCTCTGAATCAAATCTTCCACTTCCTGCTCTACAGATGGGAAATAACTCTTCAAAGTTTGAAATGTATTTCTAGTAGAGAATCCTGTAAAAGAAGTATACATCTCTTCAGGTACTTCTATATTTAATTCCGAAAATTG contains:
- a CDS encoding DUF2911 domain-containing protein; the encoded protein is MKKLLIALALILAPLASEAQVKTPQASPKGYIKQTVGLTDVEVTYSRPGARGRAVFGNLVPFGKLWRTGANENTIINFSDDVVIDGKTLKKGKYAIYTVPRIESWDVIFYLSTDNWGLPENWSDAYVALKTTVKEDALPTPVETFTIGINGLDPNFGYLEMSWENSHVALKFEVPTAKTAVASIEKTLAGPTWNDYYAASQYLFQSNGNIETARTYVDKALDMSTDKPYYVTRLKSQIQAKQGDKKGAIETAKASLASAEAANNADYVKLNKDSIAEWSR
- a CDS encoding HAD family hydrolase yields the protein MIKTVIFDMDGVIVDTEPVHRYAYYLQFSELNIEVPEEMYTSFTGFSTRNTFQTLKSYFPSVEQEVEDLIQRKRHIFNDAFDTKEDLYLLDGVEDLIKDLYNNGIQLILASSASKVTIDRVFTRFNLHQYFTHIVSGEDFPQSKPNPAIFLHAASLSIAPKEECIIIEDSTNGVKAAKAAGIFCVGYKSEHSNLQDLKEADLVIDHFNELNAEKISQLKS